The Microbacter sp. GSS18 genome has a segment encoding these proteins:
- a CDS encoding SGNH/GDSL hydrolase family protein: MPASGRRRPQRSWAALGFLAIAVAAVCAVAVSRPWAAPTTPAAVPAEPPGAAVAPLVLPDSPEVLLFGDSWVYGSAARVPELGFAYLMDDLLGWRTTVDGVRGSGYLRPGIDGPPYGERIAALDASASYDLVIVEGTINDRALPADGYRDAVNAAWDDLAAIYPDASFVILGPAPQVLPVEKATARIDADLADLAAQRGWWYISPLSRDWIVASNYLDVIDTGAGRDHPSTEGHAYLAERLAAAIVALQGAGGVSADADEHDRAGTPG, encoded by the coding sequence ATGCCCGCATCCGGACGGCGTCGTCCCCAGCGCTCGTGGGCGGCCCTCGGGTTCCTCGCGATCGCCGTCGCCGCCGTGTGCGCGGTGGCCGTGTCACGGCCCTGGGCGGCCCCCACGACCCCCGCCGCCGTGCCCGCCGAGCCGCCTGGGGCGGCCGTCGCCCCGCTGGTGCTGCCCGACTCCCCCGAGGTGCTGCTCTTCGGCGATTCGTGGGTGTACGGGTCGGCGGCGCGGGTCCCCGAACTCGGCTTCGCCTACCTCATGGACGACCTGCTGGGATGGCGGACCACGGTGGACGGCGTCCGCGGCAGCGGCTACCTCAGGCCCGGGATCGACGGGCCGCCCTACGGCGAGCGCATCGCGGCGCTGGATGCGTCGGCGTCGTACGACCTCGTCATCGTCGAGGGCACCATCAACGACCGCGCGCTCCCCGCCGACGGATACCGGGACGCCGTGAACGCCGCCTGGGACGATCTGGCGGCGATCTATCCCGACGCCTCGTTCGTGATCCTCGGGCCCGCCCCGCAGGTGCTCCCGGTCGAGAAGGCCACGGCTCGCATCGACGCCGATCTCGCCGACCTCGCCGCCCAGCGCGGCTGGTGGTACATCTCCCCGCTCTCGCGGGACTGGATCGTGGCGTCGAACTACCTCGATGTCATCGACACCGGCGCCGGCCGCGACCATCCCTCCACCGAGGGGCACGCGTATCTCGCCGAGAGGCTCGCCGCGGCGATCGTCGCGCTGCAGGGCGCGGGCGGGGTGTCGGCGGACGCCGACGAGCACGACCGCGCCGGTACACCGGGCTGA
- the thrB gene encoding homoserine kinase, with translation MTTAPVPAAGRTVVVRVPATSANLGPGFDTLGLALSVYDELTVTALPAGELEIDVVGEGMGDVPRDASNLVVRSIAYAFESVGRRMPGLRLQAHNVIPHGRGMGSSGAAVVSGLLAAKGLLEGDVELGPETLLRLATELEGHPDNVAPALFGGLTIAWMDDDGPQHKQLIVHRGVSPLVFVPESTMSTSVARSLQPLQVPREDAVFNVSRSALLIAALTQSPELLLAATEDKLHQSYRAQAMPETDKLVRTLRAAGFAAVVSGAGPSVLVLADGPGRRLQAAALAQKTVEGAWEALMLAVDVKGGTVREYAEGST, from the coding sequence GTGACCACAGCCCCTGTGCCCGCAGCCGGCCGCACCGTCGTGGTGCGCGTGCCGGCGACGAGCGCGAACCTCGGCCCGGGGTTCGACACGCTCGGGCTCGCGCTGAGCGTCTACGACGAGCTGACGGTCACGGCTCTGCCCGCGGGCGAGCTCGAGATCGACGTCGTCGGCGAGGGCATGGGGGACGTTCCCCGTGACGCGTCGAACCTGGTCGTGCGATCGATCGCGTACGCGTTCGAGTCGGTGGGGCGGCGGATGCCGGGTCTGCGGCTGCAGGCCCACAACGTCATCCCGCACGGGCGCGGCATGGGCTCGTCGGGCGCCGCCGTGGTCTCGGGGCTGCTCGCGGCCAAGGGGCTCCTGGAAGGCGATGTCGAACTCGGCCCCGAGACGCTCCTGCGCCTGGCCACCGAGCTCGAAGGCCACCCGGACAACGTAGCCCCCGCGCTGTTCGGCGGTCTCACGATCGCGTGGATGGACGACGACGGGCCGCAGCACAAGCAGCTGATCGTCCACCGCGGTGTGTCGCCGCTGGTGTTCGTGCCCGAGTCGACGATGTCGACGAGCGTCGCCCGCAGCCTGCAGCCGCTGCAGGTGCCGCGCGAGGACGCGGTGTTCAACGTGTCCCGGTCGGCGCTGCTGATCGCGGCGCTGACGCAGAGCCCCGAGCTGCTGCTGGCGGCGACCGAGGACAAGCTCCACCAGAGCTACCGCGCGCAGGCCATGCCCGAGACCGACAAGCTCGTGCGGACGCTGCGCGCCGCGGGCTTCGCCGCCGTCGTGTCGGGCGCGGGGCCGAGCGTCCTCGTGCTCGCCGACGGCCCGGGGCGCCGGCTCCAGGCGGCGGCCCTCGCCCAGAAGACGGTCGAGGGCGCGTGGGAGGCGCTCATGCTCGCCGTCGATGTCAAGGGTGGTACAGTGAGGGAGTACGCGGAGGGTTCCACGTAA
- a CDS encoding LmeA family phospholipid-binding protein, translating to MAGEDDNPTVPLGERGANQTAPLPDASAQWVLATPQSTAKPRRRRRVWPWFVIGAAALVVVAAAIIAEPIARGIVQGGVRDRVITELDLPADQPIDVQITGPVLPQLILGTFAEISISSQDVSFDAFTGDVSVVAQGVPVRGGDMAAGSAEIRMDEQQLRSLLSTVDGFPAEQLELDAPDVTMSIELSVFGFTTLPIGVALTPSAADGELVLTPASIEVGGIEVSADQLRDQLGGVVDTVARDWPVCVAQYLPAGVELTAAAVVGVQFVAGFDIDGGIVSDPALLENGTCG from the coding sequence GTGGCGGGCGAAGACGACAACCCCACGGTTCCGCTCGGCGAACGGGGCGCGAACCAGACCGCGCCTCTGCCGGACGCGTCGGCGCAGTGGGTGCTCGCGACGCCGCAGAGCACGGCGAAGCCCCGGCGCCGGCGCCGCGTGTGGCCGTGGTTCGTCATCGGAGCCGCGGCGCTGGTCGTCGTCGCGGCGGCGATCATCGCCGAGCCGATCGCCCGCGGCATCGTCCAGGGCGGCGTCCGCGATCGCGTCATCACCGAGCTCGACCTGCCCGCCGACCAGCCGATCGACGTCCAGATCACCGGACCCGTGCTGCCGCAGCTGATCCTCGGCACGTTCGCCGAGATCTCCATCTCGTCCCAGGACGTCTCGTTCGACGCCTTCACCGGCGACGTCTCGGTGGTGGCGCAGGGCGTTCCGGTGCGCGGCGGCGACATGGCGGCGGGCTCGGCCGAGATCCGCATGGACGAGCAGCAGCTCCGCTCGCTGCTGTCGACCGTCGATGGATTTCCCGCCGAGCAGCTCGAGCTCGACGCGCCCGACGTGACGATGTCGATCGAGCTGTCCGTCTTCGGCTTCACGACGCTCCCGATCGGCGTCGCGCTGACGCCCTCGGCCGCGGACGGCGAGCTCGTGCTGACGCCGGCGTCGATCGAGGTGGGCGGCATCGAGGTCTCGGCCGACCAGCTGCGGGACCAGCTCGGCGGCGTCGTCGACACCGTCGCCCGCGACTGGCCGGTGTGCGTGGCGCAGTACCTTCCGGCGGGCGTCGAGCTGACGGCCGCCGCCGTCGTGGGCGTCCAGTTCGTGGCCGGATTCGACATCGACGGCGGCATCGTGTCCGACCCCGCGCTGCTCGAGAACGGCACGTGCGGCTGA
- a CDS encoding homoserine dehydrogenase, with protein sequence MTDYRRLRVALLGAGAVGSQVASLLRKHGDELADRAGATLEVVGIAVRDLDAPRDVELPRELLTTDAETLIVGADIVIELMGGIEPARTYLLQAINSGADVVTANKALLATHGPEIFEAADQVGAQVYYEAAAAGAIPIIRPLRDSLAGDRVQRIMGIVNGTTNYILDRMDKEGAEFADVLADAQALGYAEADPTADVEGFDAAQKAAILASLAFHTSVPLDAVHREGITAIDKGMMDAARNAGYVIKLLAVCERMATADAEGTPGESISVRVYPALVDREHPLASVHGANNAVFVQAEAAGNLMFYGAGAGGVQTASAVLGDVVSAARRHIAGGVGVGESTRANLPVVDIGQVTTRYQITLEVVDQPGVLAAVAGVLSDGRVSIATVEQTVAGEDAETARLVIGTHKAQEQDLSDTVDKLAASGVVERVVSVLRVEGD encoded by the coding sequence ATGACCGACTACCGCCGATTGAGGGTCGCCCTGCTGGGAGCCGGAGCCGTCGGCTCGCAGGTCGCATCGCTGCTGCGCAAGCACGGCGACGAGCTCGCCGACCGTGCCGGCGCGACGCTGGAGGTCGTGGGGATCGCGGTGCGCGACCTCGACGCCCCCCGCGACGTCGAGCTGCCGCGCGAGCTGCTGACCACCGACGCCGAGACGCTCATCGTCGGCGCCGACATCGTCATCGAGCTGATGGGCGGCATCGAGCCCGCGCGCACGTACCTGCTGCAGGCGATCAACTCGGGCGCCGACGTCGTCACCGCCAACAAGGCGCTGCTGGCCACCCACGGCCCCGAGATCTTCGAAGCCGCCGACCAGGTGGGCGCACAGGTCTACTACGAAGCCGCCGCCGCCGGCGCGATCCCGATCATCCGCCCGCTGCGCGACTCGCTCGCCGGTGACCGCGTGCAGCGGATCATGGGCATCGTGAACGGCACGACGAACTACATCCTCGACCGCATGGACAAGGAGGGCGCGGAGTTCGCCGACGTCCTCGCCGATGCGCAGGCGCTCGGCTATGCCGAGGCCGACCCCACCGCCGACGTCGAGGGCTTCGACGCCGCGCAGAAGGCCGCGATCCTCGCGAGCCTCGCCTTCCACACGTCGGTGCCGCTGGACGCCGTCCACCGCGAGGGCATCACCGCGATCGACAAGGGCATGATGGACGCCGCCCGCAACGCCGGGTACGTCATCAAGCTGCTGGCGGTGTGCGAGCGCATGGCGACGGCGGATGCCGAAGGAACGCCCGGCGAGTCCATCTCGGTGCGCGTCTATCCGGCTCTGGTCGACCGCGAGCACCCGCTGGCGAGCGTCCACGGCGCCAACAACGCCGTGTTCGTGCAGGCCGAGGCCGCCGGCAACCTCATGTTCTACGGCGCGGGCGCCGGGGGAGTGCAGACCGCGTCGGCCGTCCTCGGCGACGTCGTGTCGGCTGCCCGTCGTCACATCGCCGGCGGCGTCGGCGTCGGGGAGTCCACCCGCGCGAACCTGCCGGTGGTCGACATCGGCCAGGTGACCACGCGATACCAGATCACGCTCGAGGTCGTCGACCAGCCCGGCGTGCTCGCCGCGGTGGCCGGCGTCCTCAGCGACGGCCGCGTCTCGATCGCGACCGTCGAGCAGACCGTCGCCGGAGAGGACGCCGAGACCGCTCGGCTCGTCATCGGCACCCACAAGGCCCAGGAGCAGGACCTCAGCGACACCGTCGACAAGCTCGCCGCGAGCGGCGTCGTCGAGCGCGTCGTGTCGGTCCTGCGCGTGGAAGGAGACTGA
- the argS gene encoding arginine--tRNA ligase, which translates to MNPDALSAALLDVIAPLAEARRPGAAEGLTAADLPLERPKNRDHGDWASNAALKLAKKVGANPREFAADIAAGLTAVDGIASVEVAGPGFINIRLDAAAAGALAKTIVDAGAAFGTNDSQRGNTINLEFVSANPTGPMHIGHTRWAALGDSMARLLLASGATLVREFYVNDAGAQMDRFGRSVLARAKGEPIPEDGYPGSYIDVLAQRVLAAVPDLPSLPDDEQLVIARDRAYEFQLGDLQVSLEKFNVHFDVFFSERVLHAKGSAGEPSLVDEAVDRLREQGHVFDADDAVWVRTTDFGDDKDRVIRRSNGEYTYFAADAAYYLNKGDRGFAHKIYLLGADHHGYVHRLKALAGAAGDDPDTDIEVLIGQLVSVNGARLSKRAGNIIELDDLRDWLGTDALRYSLARYPADSPLTLDPEILRRRTNDNPVFYVQYAHARTHNVGRNAAESGVDRSEFAPELLDHETESALLGALQEFPRTVAFAAEVREPHRVARYLEELAGLYHKWYDNCRVIPLGDDPVTALHRTRLWLNDATGQVLRNGLDLLGVSAPERM; encoded by the coding sequence ATGAATCCTGATGCGCTCTCCGCCGCCCTGCTCGACGTCATCGCCCCGCTCGCCGAGGCGCGACGCCCCGGTGCGGCCGAGGGGCTGACGGCGGCCGACCTGCCGCTGGAGCGCCCGAAGAACCGCGACCACGGCGACTGGGCGTCCAACGCCGCGCTGAAGCTGGCCAAGAAGGTCGGCGCGAACCCGCGCGAGTTCGCCGCCGACATCGCGGCGGGGCTCACCGCCGTCGACGGGATCGCGAGCGTCGAGGTCGCCGGCCCCGGCTTCATCAACATCCGCCTCGACGCCGCAGCCGCCGGCGCCCTCGCGAAGACGATCGTCGACGCCGGCGCCGCGTTCGGCACCAACGACAGCCAGCGCGGCAACACCATCAACCTCGAATTCGTCAGCGCCAACCCCACCGGGCCCATGCACATCGGCCACACGCGGTGGGCCGCCCTCGGCGACTCGATGGCGCGCCTGCTGCTGGCCAGCGGTGCGACGCTGGTGCGCGAGTTCTACGTCAACGACGCCGGCGCCCAGATGGACCGGTTCGGGCGCTCGGTGCTCGCGCGCGCCAAGGGCGAGCCGATCCCCGAGGACGGCTACCCCGGCTCGTACATCGACGTGCTCGCCCAGCGCGTGCTGGCGGCCGTGCCCGACCTGCCGTCGCTCCCCGACGACGAGCAGCTGGTCATCGCCCGCGACCGCGCCTACGAGTTCCAGCTCGGCGACCTGCAGGTGTCGCTGGAGAAGTTCAACGTCCACTTCGACGTGTTCTTCAGCGAGCGGGTCCTGCATGCGAAGGGCTCGGCCGGCGAGCCGAGTCTCGTCGACGAGGCCGTCGACCGCCTGCGCGAGCAGGGGCACGTGTTCGACGCCGATGATGCCGTGTGGGTGCGCACCACCGACTTCGGCGACGACAAGGACCGCGTCATCCGCCGCTCCAACGGCGAGTACACCTACTTCGCCGCGGATGCCGCCTACTACCTCAACAAGGGCGACCGGGGCTTCGCGCACAAGATCTACCTGCTCGGCGCCGACCACCACGGCTACGTGCACCGGCTGAAGGCCCTCGCGGGGGCTGCGGGCGACGACCCCGACACCGACATCGAGGTGCTCATCGGCCAGCTCGTGTCCGTCAACGGCGCGCGCCTGTCCAAGCGCGCCGGCAACATCATCGAGCTCGACGACCTGCGCGACTGGCTCGGCACCGACGCGCTGCGCTACTCGCTGGCGCGCTACCCGGCGGACTCGCCGCTGACCCTGGACCCCGAGATCCTCAGGCGGCGCACCAACGACAACCCCGTCTTCTACGTCCAGTACGCCCACGCCCGCACGCACAACGTCGGCCGCAACGCCGCCGAGTCCGGCGTCGACCGGTCGGAGTTCGCCCCCGAGCTGCTCGACCACGAGACCGAGTCGGCGCTGCTGGGCGCGCTGCAGGAGTTCCCGCGCACGGTCGCCTTCGCGGCCGAGGTGCGCGAGCCCCACCGGGTCGCCCGCTACCTCGAGGAGCTCGCCGGGCTCTACCACAAGTGGTACGACAACTGCCGCGTCATCCCGCTCGGCGACGACCCCGTCACGGCGCTGCACCGCACGCGCCTGTGGCTGAACGACGCCACCGGCCAGGTGCTGCGCAACGGCCTGGACCTGCTCGGCGTGAGCGCTCCGGAGCGGATGTAG
- the thrC gene encoding threonine synthase: MAHVWRGVLREYADRLGVTDASTVVTLGEGGTPLLPAPALSRMTGADVWVKFEGMNPTGSFKDRGMTVALSRAVEHGAEAVICASTGNTSASAAAYAAHAGITAAVLVPEGKIAMGKLSQAVAHNGRLIQIRGNFDDCLEIARELADNYPVHLVNSVNPDRIEGQKTAAYEIVEVLGDAPDFHFIPVGNAGNYTAYSRGYREEAERGVSTRVPRMFGFQAEGSAPLVRGEVVKNPETVASAIRIGNPASWELALEARAATDGYFGAIDDERILAAQKLLAGSVGIFVEPASAISVAGLLDRAEAGVVPAGARVVLTVTGHGLKDPQWALRNADGSQVEPTVVDASTSDVAAVLDLAPVEASA, translated from the coding sequence ATGGCACACGTCTGGCGCGGAGTCCTCCGCGAGTACGCCGACCGGCTGGGCGTCACCGACGCCTCGACGGTCGTCACCCTGGGCGAGGGCGGCACGCCGCTGCTGCCCGCGCCCGCGCTGTCGCGCATGACCGGCGCGGATGTCTGGGTGAAGTTCGAGGGCATGAACCCGACCGGGTCGTTCAAGGACCGCGGCATGACCGTCGCGCTCTCGCGCGCCGTGGAGCACGGCGCCGAGGCCGTCATCTGCGCCTCGACCGGCAACACGTCGGCGTCGGCCGCAGCCTATGCCGCGCACGCCGGCATCACCGCGGCGGTGCTCGTGCCCGAGGGCAAGATCGCGATGGGCAAGCTCAGCCAAGCCGTCGCCCACAACGGCCGGCTCATCCAGATCCGCGGCAACTTCGACGACTGCCTCGAGATCGCGCGCGAGCTCGCCGACAACTACCCGGTGCACCTGGTGAACTCGGTCAACCCCGACCGCATCGAGGGCCAGAAGACCGCCGCGTACGAGATCGTCGAGGTGCTCGGCGACGCTCCCGATTTCCACTTCATCCCGGTCGGCAACGCCGGCAACTACACCGCCTACTCGCGCGGATACCGCGAGGAGGCCGAGCGCGGCGTCTCCACCCGCGTGCCGCGCATGTTCGGCTTCCAGGCCGAGGGCTCGGCGCCGCTGGTGCGCGGTGAAGTGGTGAAGAACCCCGAGACCGTCGCCAGTGCCATCCGCATCGGCAATCCGGCCTCGTGGGAGCTCGCGCTCGAGGCGCGCGCGGCGACGGACGGCTACTTCGGGGCCATCGACGACGAGCGCATCCTCGCGGCGCAGAAGCTCCTGGCCGGAAGCGTCGGCATCTTCGTGGAGCCGGCCTCGGCCATCAGCGTCGCCGGTCTGCTCGACCGCGCCGAGGCGGGGGTCGTCCCGGCAGGCGCCCGTGTCGTGCTCACCGTCACCGGCCACGGCCTGAAGGACCCGCAGTGGGCGCTTCGCAACGCCGACGGCTCGCAGGTCGAGCCCACCGTGGTCGACGCCAGCACGTCCGACGTCGCCGCGGTGCTCGACCTGGCACCCGTGGAGGCCTCGGCGTGA
- the lysA gene encoding diaminopimelate decarboxylase, with the protein MSAAPHSDTPAPAWLTRPDDPNGLAAGVWPADAVRDDAGAIVLGGVSAVALRERYGTPLYVLDEAEVRSRARRALDAFRAAAALHGVQARVYYAGKAFLSTEVVRWVTEEGLAVDVASGGEMAVALAAGADPARLGFHGNNKSLAELERAVAAGVGSIVVDSPIEIERLAAIVERTGATQPVLVRVNSGVHAETHDFLATAHEDQKFGFALEDAPAAVARIREVPGLTFVGLHCHIGSQIFGTAGFRESAARVLELHAQLLAGGEIPVLNLGGGFGIAYTSADDPTPIEELAVGIVGAVAQECEARGIRMPNLAFEPGRAIVGTAGVTLYEVGTTKPVRLTADATRLYVSVDGGMSDNARPALYGADYSARIASRRSGADAALVRVVGKHCESGDIVVDAEYLPGDVAPGDVLAVPATGAYCFSLASNYNFIPRPPVVAVCAGTSRVIVHGETIDDLLARDAGWESDPTEGNA; encoded by the coding sequence GTGTCCGCCGCACCGCACTCCGACACCCCGGCCCCGGCATGGCTGACCCGTCCGGACGACCCGAACGGCCTCGCCGCGGGCGTCTGGCCTGCCGACGCCGTGCGCGACGACGCCGGCGCGATCGTGCTCGGCGGCGTGAGCGCGGTCGCGCTGCGCGAGCGCTACGGCACGCCGCTGTACGTGCTCGACGAGGCCGAGGTCCGCTCGCGCGCACGGCGCGCCCTCGACGCCTTCCGCGCGGCTGCCGCCCTCCACGGCGTGCAGGCGCGCGTCTACTACGCCGGCAAGGCGTTCCTGAGCACCGAGGTGGTGCGCTGGGTGACCGAGGAGGGCCTCGCCGTCGACGTCGCCAGCGGCGGCGAGATGGCCGTCGCGCTCGCCGCAGGGGCCGATCCCGCGCGGCTGGGCTTCCACGGCAACAACAAGAGCCTCGCCGAACTCGAGCGCGCCGTGGCCGCGGGCGTCGGGTCGATCGTCGTGGACTCGCCCATCGAGATCGAGCGTCTCGCCGCGATCGTCGAGCGCACGGGAGCGACCCAGCCGGTGCTCGTGCGCGTCAACAGCGGCGTCCACGCCGAGACCCACGACTTCCTGGCCACGGCGCACGAGGACCAGAAGTTCGGCTTCGCCCTCGAGGACGCGCCGGCGGCCGTCGCCCGCATCCGCGAGGTGCCGGGGCTGACCTTCGTGGGTCTGCACTGCCACATCGGCTCGCAGATCTTCGGCACCGCCGGATTCCGCGAGTCCGCCGCGCGCGTGCTCGAACTCCACGCCCAGCTGCTCGCAGGTGGCGAGATCCCCGTGCTGAACCTCGGCGGCGGCTTCGGCATCGCCTACACCTCCGCCGACGACCCCACCCCGATCGAGGAGCTCGCGGTCGGCATCGTCGGCGCCGTCGCGCAGGAGTGCGAGGCGCGGGGGATCCGGATGCCGAACCTCGCGTTCGAGCCCGGGCGCGCCATCGTGGGCACCGCCGGCGTGACGCTGTACGAGGTCGGCACGACCAAGCCGGTGCGCCTGACCGCCGACGCGACGCGACTGTACGTGAGCGTGGACGGCGGCATGAGCGACAACGCCCGCCCGGCCCTGTACGGTGCGGACTACTCCGCCCGCATCGCCTCGCGCCGGTCCGGCGCGGATGCGGCGCTGGTGCGCGTCGTCGGCAAGCACTGCGAGTCGGGCGACATCGTCGTGGACGCCGAGTACCTGCCCGGCGACGTCGCGCCCGGCGACGTGCTCGCCGTGCCCGCCACCGGTGCTTACTGCTTCTCGCTCGCGAGCAACTACAACTTCATCCCGCGCCCGCCGGTCGTCGCCGTGTGCGCGGGAACGTCGCGTGTCATCGTGCACGGCGAGACGATCGACGACCTGCTCGCGCGCGACGCGGGGTGGGAATCCGACCCGACGGAAGGGAACGCATGA
- a CDS encoding transglutaminase family protein has product MQRVVTAELDLDVVASVDLICQVAAATQVPLLDEQLTFTQGDRVYTPTEIIDQSGSRLHRLQAEPGRLEVRYEATVDGRTPHARTSDLEAISYLRPSRYCQSDEVFQQARRQFKGMQGHELIGAVSDFVATSTTYTPGLSHGTDSAVTTLMTGQGVCRDYAHVVIALLRAMDMPARYAACYAPGLQPMDFHAVAEAYHDGAWYVIDATRLANRHSLVRIATGRDAADCAFLSYHGGAVSLQRMLVDAWVMPEAEDFEADEDPLAAVERDAASDPAGDDYTELVQIA; this is encoded by the coding sequence ATGCAACGTGTCGTGACCGCCGAACTCGACCTCGACGTCGTGGCCTCCGTCGACCTCATCTGCCAGGTCGCGGCGGCCACTCAGGTGCCCCTCCTCGACGAGCAGCTGACGTTCACCCAGGGCGATCGCGTGTACACGCCGACCGAGATCATCGACCAGTCCGGCAGCCGCCTGCACCGTCTCCAGGCCGAGCCCGGACGCCTCGAAGTGCGCTACGAGGCGACCGTCGACGGGCGCACCCCGCACGCGCGCACGAGCGACCTCGAGGCGATCTCGTACCTGCGTCCGAGCCGCTACTGCCAGTCCGACGAGGTCTTCCAGCAGGCGCGTCGCCAGTTCAAAGGCATGCAGGGTCACGAGCTCATCGGCGCGGTGTCGGACTTCGTCGCCACGAGCACCACGTACACCCCCGGACTCAGCCACGGCACCGACAGCGCCGTGACGACGCTCATGACCGGTCAGGGCGTCTGCCGCGACTACGCCCACGTGGTCATCGCGCTGCTGCGCGCCATGGACATGCCCGCGCGGTACGCGGCGTGCTACGCGCCGGGACTGCAGCCGATGGACTTCCACGCCGTCGCGGAGGCCTACCACGACGGCGCCTGGTACGTCATCGACGCCACGCGGCTGGCGAACCGGCACTCGCTGGTGCGCATCGCGACCGGACGCGACGCCGCCGACTGCGCCTTCCTCAGCTATCACGGCGGGGCGGTGAGCCTGCAGCGCATGCTCGTGGACGCCTGGGTCATGCCCGAGGCCGAGGACTTCGAGGCCGACGAGGACCCGCTGGCCGCGGTCGAGCGAGACGCGGCATCCGACCCGGCCGGCGACGACTACACCGAGCTGGTCCAGATCGCCTGA